A region of Vigna radiata var. radiata cultivar VC1973A chromosome 6, Vradiata_ver6, whole genome shotgun sequence DNA encodes the following proteins:
- the LOC106764685 gene encoding QWRF motif-containing protein 2 isoform X1, producing the protein MVAAISTAINPKRAQTPTPRRTPLLPSESDNALAPPRRPKAREITSRYMSSSSSSSSSVSSPPRRCHSPLVVTRTVNSTKQTPTPALKRCQSAERRRQGTPRPTLTEAPAAQKVLFTSTRSLSVSFQGESFPIQVRTTKPPPSQSLRKSTPERRKVATTPTPVRNGNSDHAENGRTGLDRHRWPAKSLPLPQQVNCVNRSLECVDSPVRKQTDAPENVVRSLQNVMADVRASHDATLGSESNKINGSKFRPEAELEPIASDTESVTSGSSSGDGIRGSRGIVMPARFWQEHNNRLRRQTEAPSSRNGVIGNKGTVTTAPSPRILVQKKSVLDSAVSSPRGVVNSRVVQGSPIRSAVRPASPSKLATPSVWSPSRGISPSRAQNGVAGGMSSRFGSEPSVLSFAVDVSRGKVGENRIADAHLLRLFYNRLLQWRFVNARADAALSAQTFNAEESLKAAWVAMSKIRESVRAKKTEFQLLKQQFKLINILKDQMLYLEDWATLDRVYSTSLSGATEALRASTLRLPVVGGAKTDLLNLKDAICSAMDVMQAMASSICLLSPKECKISIVVGQLNSMVVEVANLSAKERVLLEECKDLLSVITTLQVRECSLRTHVAQLKCQPRSTEVKITSK; encoded by the exons atggtgGCTGCGATTTCTACGGCGATAAACCCCAAACGAGCGCAGACTCCAACTCCGAGGAGAACTCCTCTGTTACCTTCTGAGTCGGACAATGCACTCGCTCCTCCCCGAAGGCCCAAAGCACGAGAAATTACTTCTCGCTACATGTCGTCTTCGTCCTCTTCGTCTTCCTCCGTTTCGTCTCCTCCTCGACGATGCCATTCGCCTCTGGTGGTGACAAGGACGGTCAATTCTACAAAGCAAACGCCGACGCCGGCGTTGAAGCGCTGTCAGTCGGCGGAGCGCCGGCGACAAGGCACTCCTCGACCTACTCTGACAGAAGCTCCGGCGGCTCAGAAAGTGCTCTTCACTTCCACAAGGAGCTTGTCTGTTTCGTTCCAGGGCGAGTCGTTCCCGATCCAGGTCAGGACAACGAAACCGCCGCCATCACAGAGTTTGCGGAAGAGCACGCCGGAGAGGAGGAAGGTTGCAACGACGCCGACACCGGTGAGAAATGGCAATTCGGATCATGCGGAGAATGGCAGGACGGGGCTAGATCGGCACCGGTGGCCGGCAAAATCACTGCCGCTACCACAACAAGTGAATTGCGTGAACCGCAGCTTGGAATGTGTTGATTCCCCTGTGAGAAAACAAACTGACGCGCCGGAGAACGTTGTTAGGTCATTGCAGAATGTAATGGCGGATGTTCGAGCTTCTCATGACGCGACGCTAGGATCGGAGAGTAACAAAATTAACGGATCTAAGTTTCGGCCTGAAGCTGAGCTTGAGCCTATTGCTTCTGATACCGAAAGTGTAACCTCTGGAAGTTCCTCTGGAGATGGAATTCGAGGTTCCCGAGGGATCGTGATGCCGGCGAGGTTCTGGCAAGAGCATAATAACCGTTTACGGCGCCAAACAGAGGCTCCGTCTTCTAGAAACGGCGTAATTGGAAATAAAGGAACTGTCACTACTGCTCCTAGTCCTAGGATTTTAGTGCAGAAGAAATCAGTGTTGGATTCTGCTGTTTCATCGCCACGTGGAGTTGTGAATAGCCGTGTTGTTCAAGGTTCTCCTATTCGTTCCGCGGTTCGTCCTGCTTCTCCGAGTAAACTAGCAACACCTTCTGTGTGGTCTCCTTCGAGAGGAATAAGTCCGTCACGTGCGCAAAACGGCGTTGCTGGTGGCATGAGTAGTAGGTTCGGAAGTGAACCTTCTGTTCTGAGTTTCGCGGTTGACGTTTCCAGGGGAAAAGTTGGGGAGAATCGGATTGCTGATGCGCATTTGTTGAGACTCTTCTATAACAGGCTCCTCCAGTGGCGTTTTGTTAACGCCAGAGCCGATGCTGCTCTATCTGCGCAGACATTCAATGCAGAG GAAAGCCTCAAAGCTGCATGGGTAGCTATGTCAAAAATACGAGAATCTGTTAGAGCCAAAAAAACAGAGTTTCAATTGCTGAAGCAACAATTTAAGCTAATAAACATCCTGAAGGATCAA ATGTTGTATTTGGAAGATTGGGCTACTTTGGATCGGGTTTACTCTACTTCACTTTCCGGAGCTACCGAAGCCCTAAGGGCTAGCACTCTTCGTCTTCCTGTTGTTGGTGGCGCCAAG ACAGATTTGCTAAATTTGAAGGATGCAATTTGTTCAGCAATGGATGTGATGCAGGCAATGGCGTCTTCCATTTGCCTATTGTCACCTAAG GAGTGCAAGATATCTATCGTG GTTGGGCAATTAAATTCGATGGTTGTCGAAGTTGCCAATTTAAGTGCGAAGGAGCGTGTTTTGCTTGAAGAGTGCAAAGACCTTTTATCAGTAATTACAACCTTGCAG GTTAGAGAATGTAGCCTGAGAACGCATGTTGCTCAACTGAAATGTCAACCCAGAAGCACGGAAGTAAAAATAACAAGCAAATAA
- the LOC106764685 gene encoding QWRF motif-containing protein 2 isoform X2 — translation MVAAISTAINPKRAQTPTPRRTPLLPSESDNALAPPRRPKAREITSRYMSSSSSSSSSVSSPPRRCHSPLVVTRTVNSTKQTPTPALKRCQSAERRRQGTPRPTLTEAPAAQKVLFTSTRSLSVSFQGESFPIQVRTTKPPPSQSLRKSTPERRKVATTPTPVRNGNSDHAENGRTGLDRHRWPAKSLPLPQQVNCVNRSLECVDSPVRKQTDAPENVVRSLQNVMADVRASHDATLGSESNKINGSKFRPEAELEPIASDTESVTSGSSSGDGIRGSRGIVMPARFWQEHNNRLRRQTEAPSSRNGVIGNKGTVTTAPSPRILVQKKSVLDSAVSSPRGVVNSRVVQGSPIRSAVRPASPSKLATPSVWSPSRGISPSRAQNGVAGGMSSRFGSEPSVLSFAVDVSRGKVGENRIADAHLLRLFYNRLLQWRFVNARADAALSAQTFNAEESLKAAWVAMSKIRESVRAKKTEFQLLKQQFKLINILKDQMLYLEDWATLDRVYSTSLSGATEALRASTLRLPVVGGAKTDLLNLKDAICSAMDVMQAMASSICLLSPKVGQLNSMVVEVANLSAKERVLLEECKDLLSVITTLQVRECSLRTHVAQLKCQPRSTEVKITSK, via the exons atggtgGCTGCGATTTCTACGGCGATAAACCCCAAACGAGCGCAGACTCCAACTCCGAGGAGAACTCCTCTGTTACCTTCTGAGTCGGACAATGCACTCGCTCCTCCCCGAAGGCCCAAAGCACGAGAAATTACTTCTCGCTACATGTCGTCTTCGTCCTCTTCGTCTTCCTCCGTTTCGTCTCCTCCTCGACGATGCCATTCGCCTCTGGTGGTGACAAGGACGGTCAATTCTACAAAGCAAACGCCGACGCCGGCGTTGAAGCGCTGTCAGTCGGCGGAGCGCCGGCGACAAGGCACTCCTCGACCTACTCTGACAGAAGCTCCGGCGGCTCAGAAAGTGCTCTTCACTTCCACAAGGAGCTTGTCTGTTTCGTTCCAGGGCGAGTCGTTCCCGATCCAGGTCAGGACAACGAAACCGCCGCCATCACAGAGTTTGCGGAAGAGCACGCCGGAGAGGAGGAAGGTTGCAACGACGCCGACACCGGTGAGAAATGGCAATTCGGATCATGCGGAGAATGGCAGGACGGGGCTAGATCGGCACCGGTGGCCGGCAAAATCACTGCCGCTACCACAACAAGTGAATTGCGTGAACCGCAGCTTGGAATGTGTTGATTCCCCTGTGAGAAAACAAACTGACGCGCCGGAGAACGTTGTTAGGTCATTGCAGAATGTAATGGCGGATGTTCGAGCTTCTCATGACGCGACGCTAGGATCGGAGAGTAACAAAATTAACGGATCTAAGTTTCGGCCTGAAGCTGAGCTTGAGCCTATTGCTTCTGATACCGAAAGTGTAACCTCTGGAAGTTCCTCTGGAGATGGAATTCGAGGTTCCCGAGGGATCGTGATGCCGGCGAGGTTCTGGCAAGAGCATAATAACCGTTTACGGCGCCAAACAGAGGCTCCGTCTTCTAGAAACGGCGTAATTGGAAATAAAGGAACTGTCACTACTGCTCCTAGTCCTAGGATTTTAGTGCAGAAGAAATCAGTGTTGGATTCTGCTGTTTCATCGCCACGTGGAGTTGTGAATAGCCGTGTTGTTCAAGGTTCTCCTATTCGTTCCGCGGTTCGTCCTGCTTCTCCGAGTAAACTAGCAACACCTTCTGTGTGGTCTCCTTCGAGAGGAATAAGTCCGTCACGTGCGCAAAACGGCGTTGCTGGTGGCATGAGTAGTAGGTTCGGAAGTGAACCTTCTGTTCTGAGTTTCGCGGTTGACGTTTCCAGGGGAAAAGTTGGGGAGAATCGGATTGCTGATGCGCATTTGTTGAGACTCTTCTATAACAGGCTCCTCCAGTGGCGTTTTGTTAACGCCAGAGCCGATGCTGCTCTATCTGCGCAGACATTCAATGCAGAG GAAAGCCTCAAAGCTGCATGGGTAGCTATGTCAAAAATACGAGAATCTGTTAGAGCCAAAAAAACAGAGTTTCAATTGCTGAAGCAACAATTTAAGCTAATAAACATCCTGAAGGATCAA ATGTTGTATTTGGAAGATTGGGCTACTTTGGATCGGGTTTACTCTACTTCACTTTCCGGAGCTACCGAAGCCCTAAGGGCTAGCACTCTTCGTCTTCCTGTTGTTGGTGGCGCCAAG ACAGATTTGCTAAATTTGAAGGATGCAATTTGTTCAGCAATGGATGTGATGCAGGCAATGGCGTCTTCCATTTGCCTATTGTCACCTAAG GTTGGGCAATTAAATTCGATGGTTGTCGAAGTTGCCAATTTAAGTGCGAAGGAGCGTGTTTTGCTTGAAGAGTGCAAAGACCTTTTATCAGTAATTACAACCTTGCAG GTTAGAGAATGTAGCCTGAGAACGCATGTTGCTCAACTGAAATGTCAACCCAGAAGCACGGAAGTAAAAATAACAAGCAAATAA
- the LOC106764688 gene encoding uncharacterized protein LOC106764688 — MKVSGFFALLLVVGATLMFFNFLIPATASGSPDFIGTNHGDKATQIAVSRKLKENGDMSKVILTDYNGVDPPPGSRTKASLYPDPIEHGSPLIPYIPKPSPPEDSD; from the exons ATGAAGGTTTCTGGCTTCTTTGCTTTGCTCTTGGTGGTTGGAGCAACTTTGATGTTCTTTAACTTCTTAATTCCTGCTACTGCATCTGGGTCACCTG ATTTCATAGGGACTAACCATGGTGACAAAGCAACACAGATTGCAGTAAGCAGGAAACTGAAG GAAAATGGTGATATGAGTAAAGTGATTCTGACTGATTACAATGGCGTTGATCCACCACCAGGTTCTAGAACAAAGGCCTCTTTATATCCTGATCCTATTGAGCATGGAAGCCCTCTGATTCCATACATCCCAAAACCTTCACCTCCTGAAGATTCTGACTAA
- the LOC106764687 gene encoding uncharacterized protein LOC106764687, which translates to MKISGFFGLLLVVGATLMFFNILIPISASWTPDFIGTKYGDKATLIAVNRKLKENGINNNGDMSQVTLTDYNSADPPPNSRTKASLYPGPIQHGSPLIPYIPKPSPPDHPIPGDSD; encoded by the exons ATGAAGATTTCGGGCTTCTTTGGTTTGCTCTTGGTGGTGGGAGCAACTTTGATGTTCTTTAACATCTTAATTCCTATAAGTGCATCTTGGACACCTG ATTTCATAGGGACCAAGTATGGTGATAAGGCAACACTGATTGCAGTGAACAGGAAACTGAAG GAAAATGGTATCAACAACAATGGTGACATGAGTCAAGTAACTCTGACTGATTACAATTCAGCTGATCCACCACCAAATTCTAGAACAAAGGCCTCTTTATATCCTGGACCTATTCAGCATGGAAGCCCTCTGATTCCATACATCCCAAAACCTTCACCTCCTGATCATCCTATACCTGGAGATTCTGACTAA
- the LOC106764686 gene encoding squamous cell carcinoma antigen recognized by T-cells 3-like, whose product MEQNESLTLTAEAEITKDQAMPDSDEKMEEXQPLTADDEHHXDKAMSDSDDSDSEDEAQQNLLLESLQTELAANPSNYXGHLQYIKLLRRAGDVNKLIRAREVMSELFPLSPEMWHQWIKDELSLSTASRPESFSRILKLYERGVFDYLSISLWCDYINFVQEFDPMVRQCTPTGISKVXDLFESALTAAGLHVAEGSKIWEAYRQYEQAILLTIDDTDAQAKEKQVHRIRSLFHRQFSVPLADMSSTLAAYKAWEAEQRNLEDVETIDLVDIYPHVASSYQKALEMYNARFHLEEQILSLNVSDSEKLQHYMIFVLQNYLKFEQSHGMPARVQVLYERAITDFPISLDLWLDYTRYLDNTLKVGNIVSNVYSRATKNCPWVGELWIRYMLSLERGHTSEKDLSEVCSG is encoded by the exons ATGGAACAAAACGAATCCCTAACCCTGACCGCTGAAGCAGAGATCACTAAAGACCAAGCTATGCCTGATTCCGACGAGAAAATGGAGGAANACCAACCCCTGACCGCAGATGATGAGCACCACAANGACAAAGCCATGTCTGATTCCGATGATTCTGATTCAGAGGACGAAGCTCAGCAGAATCTCTTACTTGAATCTCTCCAGACCGAGCTTGCTGCTAACCCCTCTAATTATGANGGTCATTTGCAa tatATAAAGCTTCTGAGGAGAGCCGGTGATGTTAATAAACTGATAAGAGCCAGGGAAGTTATGAGTGAACTTTTTCCGTTGAGCCCTGAAATGTGGCACCAATGGATCAAAGATGAGCTTTCTCTCAGCACTGCTTCTCG GCCCGAGTCTTTCTCTAGAATTCTGAAGCTTTACGAACGAGGGGTGTTTGATTATCTG TCTATCTCTCTTTGGTGTGACTACATTAACTTTGTCCAAGAGTTTGATCCAATGGTACGNCAATGTACACCTACTGGTATTTCCAAGGTGAGNGATCTGTTTGAGAGTGCCCTGACTGCAGCTGGTTTGCATGTTGCTGAAGGTAGTAAAATATGGGAAGCATACAGGCAATACGAGCAGGCTATACTTTTAACCATAGATGATACTGATGCACAG GCCAAAGAAAAGCAAGTTCATCGTATTCGTAGTTTATTTCACCGCCAGTTCTCTGTTCCCCTTGCTGACATGAGTTCAACACTTGCTGCCTATAAGGCTTGGGAGGCAGAACAGAGAAATCTTGAAGATGTTGAAACCATCGACTTGGTTGATATTTATCCTCATGTTGCATCTTCATACCAAAAGGCCTTGGAGATGTACAATGCTCGTTTTCATCTTGAAGAACAGATTTTGAGCCTGAATGTTTCTGATTCAGAAAAACTGCAACACTACATG ATATTTGTATTGCAGAACTATTTGAAATTTGAGCAATCACATGGAATGCCAGCCAGAGTTCAAGTTCTATATGAACGAGCTATTACTGATTTTCCTATATCACTTGATCTCTGGCTTGATTATACTCGCTATTTGGACAACACTTTGAAG GTTGGTAATATTGTCAGCAATGTTTATTCCAGGGCAACTAAGAACTGCCCTTGGGTTGGAGAACTTTGGATTCGATATATGCTTTCCTTGGAGCGTGGTCATACTTCTGAGAAAGACTTGTCTGAAGTATGTTCtggatga